The genomic segment ttcatgggaagccttagaacttttcagcctaccctcatagttTAGGTATTCTTAAATATTCAGCAAACAACGCATTAAAGTTGTCTCAGTATTTCCCACGTTATTTGAAGGCATCAGGTGCTGTGCAGAGACAGATCTGATTGGCTGATCTCCTCCCCCTCCCCCACCCACTTCATCCATGACTTACTGAAACAGTAGCTAGCTAGCTTCAACAAATTATTTATCTGCTAAGGTATTTGTTTTTCTATTAGAATATTTAATCTACACACCAAAGTATCTTGTTAAATATTAGAGTTGCTAAACCAAGATAAGAGCTcagaaataattttttattaatgttAGATAATTAGCATATGGTAGCATAATTTAGCAGAATGTTAAATACAATTGGTTAGCATACAATTGGTTAAATAATGTCTTATTTAAATATAGAATAGACAAAGTGTTTTTAGTTCATGTCTTTTTTCCCCTGCTTTAGACCATTTCTAAGGGGTTTTATGTGCTAAATTGATCAAATTAATTTGTAGACAATATGGCTCAAACCTTCCACTCTAACGAGGGCGCCGAtcgagggcgccatctggtggtggcacACGAGAAGGTATTTTAAAACTCATTTTTATGACGTGTCATTTTCATTGTGAATAATTAAATCCATTTAAATTCATGCTTTCTATATTAAGGACTGGAAACATTATGGCGGTTACTTTGCAATGAGTTCTTTTGTCACCAGGATCCCTTTGGAGGACAGGAGATAAACTTGAGTATCCCACAGGAGGACACTTTGGGATTTGTGATCCCTGAGGACAACCAGAAGAAGCACAGGTGAAGAATGATGTGATGTCTCATTTATTTAACCTCTGCGTCACACATTTTACAGACTAGACCTGAAATACTCATTGCCGGTGGCACAATTATTTTTTCTCATCAATAAGATGATTGTACAGATGATTAACCAGATTGTGTCATTATGCTGCACTATTATTACTCTGTATGTTAATTACAGCTATTAATATCTTCACCCCCTTTGACTCAGTGAAGCCTCAGAAGTATCTGTACTCTGTTCCCCGACAAGTGTGGAGTCATGTGTAATTCTGAACATTTCCAGCATCAGCGAATCCAGCGAGGATCCTGTGAGCGAGCCATCAGCAGAGATGACTGCTGAGGCAGAATTCTGCTCTTATCCTGTTGATGAAAAGATAGAAGAGATTTGGAAGAAAGCCCAAGATCTGATCGAGAAGATCAACCAGAGACGAGCTGCAGACCAAGAAATCATAGCCAGCTTTGAGCATGAACTGTTGAATAAGGTTGGTTGTAGTTATGATAATGTGATCAAATTATTACTATTCTTCAGCATCTCAAAGCATCGTTCATACAGTTTTGGTAGTAATTTGGATCTGCAACTCCACCATCATTAGTTGATGATCCTGTTGTGGTGAAATAAGCTTCGTGCGTGCGTACGTTTGTGGCCTTTGCCGATTGATTGTTTGACACCAGCTAATCACAGATCCAACCTATTTGGGATATTCAGGAATTTCAGTGGGCGTCTTCTTTAACCTACTTTTTTCTGGCTCAAATCCAGGTCATCACATAAAAAGAggcaataaagaaatatataaacCCTTTTATAACCTTGAAAAGCCTTTAATGTCTCAGCATGGTCATGCAAGACTTTAGCTATAGACATTTGGGAGATAAACTCATCTCACATCCCTCCTGCATGAGTTCAGAGGGCGCCGTTCTTCTGGGTCACATCCGCGTCAACACATAAAAACAGGCATTTGCTGTGTAAATATAAAACACTGCATAGTTGCAGAGATCATGTTTATCCCACGTCCTCCATCCTGCGTGAGTTCAGAGGGCACTGACTTTGAATAACTTTCTCTGGGTCAGTTCCTGGTCAATGCAGAAAAGCATGTGTTTGCTTCTTGATTAATCCACAGTGAACAGTAGTTGGATGAATTAAGCACAGCCACTGGCATTAAAATCTGTCAGAAATTCAAGAAGCATTTTATATGAATTGTGAATGGATGGCTGGCAGCGGATGCTTTACCATAACCCATTGGTCTGGCTGAGATAAAACAAGCCTTTGCCACCAAATTGTTACGGacaagatatacgaggtctgtccaaaaagtatcgg from the Thalassophryne amazonica chromosome 16, fThaAma1.1, whole genome shotgun sequence genome contains:
- the syce2 gene encoding synaptonemal complex central element protein 2, with product MAQTFHSNEGADRGRHLVVAHEKDPFGGQEINLSIPQEDTLGFVIPEDNQKKHSISESSEDPVSEPSAEMTAEAEFCSYPVDEKIEEIWKKAQDLIEKINQRRAADQEIIASFEHELLNKVTAICHGIREQMLESYDKQSQARLQEVTEVLERCGQLDSELQDVSQTLSVINTGLLQTPRP